GCGAGATGAGCCACTACTTCGCCATAAAGAACGAGTATCAGGTGATAGGTGCCGACGAGGCGAACGTCCAGATATCCACGGTACAGTACGACATCAAGAACGGTGAGAGGTTTAAGATCATGTACGTAGGCGAGGACGGTAAGAAGCACCCATGCATAATACTCCATGCGTCATCGTTCGGGAGCATAGAACGTACCCTATACGCGCTGCTGGAGGTCGCGGCTAGGATGGAGGAAGAAGGTAGACCACCCATGCTACCCGTCTGGCTTTCACCTGAACAGGTCAGGCTGATCCCGGTGGCGGAGAGACACGTCGCTAAGTGTATGGAGATAGCCGATTTCCTAGAGAAGTCTAGGGTTAGAGTTGGCGTGGACGACCGCGAGCTATCGGTCGCTAGAAAGGTTAGAGATGCCAAGACTCGGTGGGTCCCGTTCATAGTGGTCGTAGGCGACAGGGAGGTCGAGACGAACAGGCTACCGGTGGTTATTAGAGATAAGTCGACCCTGAAGGAGGATTACATGAAGGAGATGACCGTGGAGGAGCTTGCCGAGGAGGTAAGGTCTAGGTGTAGGGGGATGCCTTTCCGACCGCTCTATGTGCCTAGGGAGCTGAGTAGGAGGGTGACCTTCGTAGCTTGGGGACGGTAGTATGCGTCGGGCAAGCGTCATCTCCATCCGGTAAGTTAAAATATAAGGCTCTTTCTCTTTTTTAGAGCCGGGGGTATGGATATAGAGGTTTTAGAGGAGTTCTACAATCCCCTTCTGGAGAGGCGGGAGGTTAGGTTTCAGGTTAAGCATCCAGGGTCTGCTACGCCTGAGAGGTTTAAGGTTAGACAGGCTTTGAGGGAGATGTTCAACGTCGACCTTGACCGTTTATTCATACTCCGGCTTGTGACGAAGACGGGGATGAACGTTTCAGAGGGTATATGCCATATATACGAGAACCCTGAAAACGTTAAATACCTGGTTCCGAGGCATATCTACGTCAAAAACCTCCCACCTGAGGAGAGGGCTAAGCTTAAGGAGGCGCGTTGAGGATGGGTAAAGAACCGAAGAAGCTCTGGAAGCTCTATGAGATAGACTATAAAACAGGCTCCATCAAGTTCAAGGGTAGGAAATGCCCTAGATGCGGGAAGTTCATGGCTCACCATCTAACACCCATCCCTAGATGGGCTTGCGGAGGATGCGGATACACGGAATATGAACGGAAAAGTTCGAATCAGGGTTAGAACCCGTAACGTCCCTTAAACGGCTGAACCTATTTCTAGACTAGGAGATGTTAGAGCTTATAGATCTCGACGGGGTTTCTGTATAGTAGGTCTTCGGCCAACTCGTATGCGAGCTCTCTACTATAGTAGCCTTGTTCGACCATCTCGGCTAGCACGTGGGCGACCTGCTCCTTGACTAGGCATAGCTTACCGTAGATCCACTCCACGACGTATGCGTCGCTGAAGAACCCGCAGACCTTGTTCCGTGGGAGAATCTGAAGCCTCTCGGTTAGGCTTCTCCTTATGATCGACGGGTAGAAGCTGTACCACCAGAACCCTGAGAAGTAGACGTTCGGGTAGTTCTTAGCCACCACCGCGACCTCGTGGGTCTGCAGCTCACAGGCCACTATGAGGTCGAACCTAACCTCTCTAAACCGGCTGAAGAGGTTTCTACAGTAGTTAGTCAAAGCCTCTTTTTCATGCACGACTATCGCATAATCCGGCGGTGAAGCCCCAGGAACAGGCCTCCTCACGCCGAGCATCAGCTGGAAGACCAGGCCGTTCTCCTTACAGAGCCTCAGCATCTCGTGAACGACGTAGGACGATATGGCTCTAACGTCTTCTTCCCTGAGAGGTAGGTCTGAGTACATGCGTTTCAGAGCTCCTCCGGTCTCGAACCGGTCGGGTGGCTTGAACATGTCTTCGGGCTGAAGGCTTACGGTCACGGTCCTTATGTGTCCACGGAAAACATCGAATAGCTTGGCTAGGGCGTCGCTTAGCCCCTTAGGTGTGCTCACTTCTATACCGGTCCTCTCGCCCAGCCGGTCGAGGCTCGCCTTGGATATCCGGCTTATCAGAGGGTCGACCCTGAGACCGCCTACGAATAGGTCTCGGTCGTAGCTGGGTATCGGAGACGCATAGTCCATGGTTATGAAGGCCTTCTTAACTCCAGCCTTCTCCAGGACCTGCCGAACCCAGCCCGACTTCTTAGATACAGCTATCATGGCTTCTCTGGTCTCGTTCCACCGCTCAGGGGTCAAATAGTCCTCGTCGAGCCCGTAGAGGTCTTTCAGTATCTTGAGCAAGCACCAGTAGGTCGAGGTGTTTCTTATAAGCCTCATGTTTCTCAGAACTTTAGACATATCCCTTCGCTCTAAAACATCTCTAGAAACCCCTGCCGTAGCCAGTTCTGTGACTATATAATGGTACAGTAGGATCGTTTCAGGCTCCTCGGCCCAAGGCTTCTCAGGATTTATATGGGTATGAATATCTACGACCGGAATGTTCTTCATCCGGTTCCTAAACTCATCCAACAGCCCAGACATAAGCATCCTCCTAAACGTTAGGACCATGATAAATATAGATTTTAGCCACATGAAGGTTGTTGAGATAACCAAGGGCCGCGATATTACCTCGGGTAATTTATCATGGAAAAAACCTAGAGGGGAGGAGGACGGCGACGACCCTACACAGGCATAGAAATATCAACCCAGGTAATTTCTGGTGAAGAATAGTGGATGAGGTTTAAACGTTAGGGATCTTCCTACGATCAGAACCCATGGGGCCTCTACCTCTTCGACCCTCCACTTCGGTTTTACGAAGCTCTCCTCGACCTTGAGGGTTAGGCCGCTTTCGTATGCTAAGATCCCGGTCCAGGCTATCATGACGCCGTTATCTGTCGCATACCTCGGTGGAACGACGTGTAGGGTGGCGTCGTGAAGCCTAACCATGCTCTCAAGCATCTCCCTTATACGCTTGTTACGGGCAAACCCCCCGGTTAGGAGAAGCTCGCGTTTACCCGTCTGAGCTAGCCCCCTCTCAGCTACCTCGACGACCATGGCTAAACCCGTCTCCTGAAGACTATAACACAGGTCCTCCAAAGAAACACCTCCTTCCCTAAATTTCCTCAACGCAGCCGTGAGTAGGCCTGAAAACTGGAGGTCCATACCCTTGACCGTGTAGGGGAGGGGTATGTAGCTCCTACCCTTCTCAGCCACCCTGTCGAAAGCCGGACCAGGCCAGGGGCTTTCAGGGTCGACTATCCCGACCTCCCTAGCGAACACGTCTATGCAGTTCGCCAACGTTATGTCGAGCGTCTCGCCGAAGACGCGGTAGCGTCCATCCTCGTAGCCTAGAAGCTGCGTAGTACCGCCGCTTAGGATCAGTATAAGCGGGTCTTCTGCCCCAGTTATAAGCTTACCGACCTCTATATGGGCGACCAGATGGTTAACGCCTACCAGGGGCTTATCGAGGTATACCGCTAAAGCCCTAGCCACCGTAGCCGCGGTCCTTAGACAAGGCCCTAGACCCGGCCCCTGCGAGAACGCTACGACATCTATATCCTTAGGCTCTACACACGCCTTCTCCAAAGCCTCCTTAAGGACCTTGGCGGCGACCCTACTGTGGTGCTGCGACGCCTCCCTAGGGTGTATACCCCTCCCAGACGGGGGGATATACGACGATTTAGCCTCGCCGAGTATCTCACCGTCAGACGAGACGATCCCCACCCCGAAGGTGTGGGCTGTGCCCTCTATACCGAGGCATAGAAGCTTCTTCATATGTTTCCGAGAGGGAAAGCTAGGTCTCATCCGATTTAAACGTTAAAGTTTAAAAGATGAACCCACGGCATTACCGGGTGTATCTTCATCGATTCATCAAGCCATGGAGGTGCCGACTTGACTCTGATAAATCCATCTCTCAAGCTCGATATGCGTGAAAGGTTTCTGAGGGTCTACAGGTACATGGAGGTCGACCATATACCGGACGTGGAGTTCGGATACTGGGACGCTACCCTGCTCAGATGGCACCGTGAAGGACTACCCAGCTGGGTTACCGACAACCGTAAGGCCGATGAATATTTCGGCTTCGAAGCCTGGTACTGGTTTAAGGTCCCGGTGATAATACCGTTCAAGCCGTTCGAGGAGAGGATCCTCGAAGACCGCGGTGAAACGGTGTTGAAGATCGACAGCCGCGGGGTTGTATGTCTCGATTTTAAGAACCCTAGGTATGGTACTTCGATCCCGAAGTTTGTGAGCTTCCCGGTTAAAGACTGGGATAGCTGGGAGTCCTACAAGGAGCGGTTCGACCTAGACGGGATAAGGCTTCCGAGTAACTGGGAGTCTCTGAAAGCAGAGTTCGAGAACCGCGACTACCCGCTAGGCGTCGACGCGGGTGGATACTTCGGGTGGGCTAGAGACCTTATGGGTCTAGAGGCGTTGTGCAAGGCCTTCTACACGCAGCCCGAGCTTGTTAGGGACATGTTCGAGTTCCGGACCGAGATGGCTCTCAGAGCACTTAGGCTCGTCCTGAAAGAGGTTAAGGTCGACTACGCTAGCTGGTGGGAGGACATGTGCTACAACCGTGGGCCGCTGATATCTCCACGGTTATTCAGGGAGTTCATGGTTCCGCAATACAAGCGTGTGACCGGGCTTCTCAGGGAGCATGGGTGCTGGCTGAACATAGTCGACTGCGACGGAGATATAAGACAGCTCATACCGCTGTGGCTTGAAGCCGGTATAAACTGCTTCTTCCCCCTAGAGGTCAGGGCAGGCTCAGACCCGGTGGCGATCAGAGAGCAGTACGGGCGTAAAGCCCTCCTCATGGGTGGGGTAGATAAAACGGCTTTGATCAGGGGCGGTAAAGCCATAGACGAGGAGCTTAGACGAGTTAAACCCGTCGTCGAAGACGGAGGGTATATACCGCATGTAGACCATAGGGTTCCGGCAGACGTATCCTATGAAAACTACCTATATTACCTTAAAAAGAAGAGGCGGCTTATAGGAGTCTACAGGAGCTAACTGGATGAAGCTGTCCCGCCTGTTAAGAGGTCCGACGAGCTTCTTCGATACTGTCAGAGGGGAGGATTGGAGACCGGCTTTCAAATTCTTCCTAAAAATCACGGCGACCCTAACGGCTTTAGGAGGACCAACATTTAAGCCGCTAAAGCGATAGATGCCTCTATGTGAAGCTTAAGGTCGGTGTCGTGGGTTTAAGACGCGGTAGAGTCTACGTGGATGTTTTCAAACGTCTCCCCGAAACCGAGGTCGTCGCCGTTTGCGACCTCGACCGGTCCCTAGCCGAGGGGGTGGCTCAGGAGTTTAAGGTCCCCGCCTACTTCACGGATTACAGGGATATGCTCGACCATGGGGTCGACGTCGCCGTTGTATGCACACCCGCACCCCTGCATGCGGTTCAGTCGATAGAGGCCATGAAGAGAGGGATCCACGTCTTATCTGAGGTCCCGGCTGCCTACACGCTAGAGGAGTGCTCTCAGCTAGCCGAGACGGTCGAGAAGACCGGTGTGAAGTATATGATGGCTGAAAACTACATATTCCTCCCCTATGTGGAGACCATAAGCCGGGTCGTTAACGGCGGTCTGATAGGTAGCCCCATCTACGTGGAGGGTGAATATGTCCACGACTGCCGTTACCTCATGAGGGACGATAAGGGTGGGCTTACGTGGAGGGCTAGGCTTCCACCGATCCAATACTGTACGCACAACCTCGGACCCATATTACGCATCCTAGACGATAGGTGTAAGATAGCCGTGGGTATGCACACAGGCTGCAACGTGGCGCCGGAGCTAAAGGCCATAGACCTTGAAGTAGGGCTTTTCAAAACCGTTAAAGGCGTGGTCGTTAAGGTTCTAAACGGTTTCTCAGTAGCCAGGGAGCCCATGCTAGTCTGGCTCGTCGTCTACGGTACCAAAGGCGTGGTCGAGGCGCCGAGGTGTGGATGGGACGGCTTCAAGCTCTACGTCGAAGCTCTCGGCATGGGCGACATGGCTAGGATAAGCCCCTCAATCCGTTATAGGGCGCCTGAGGTACCTGGGGGACACGGCTCGAGCGAGTACATCCTCGCCAGAGGGTTCGTCAGAAGCATCCTAGAAGACTACAAGCCTCCGATAGACGTCTACGAGGCTCTAGACTACACGGCGCCGGGTATATGCGCCCACCTATCCGCTGAGATGGGTGGAAGACCGGTCGAGGTCCCTGACTTCAGGAAAACCTAGCCCCCTCGCCTCCGGGGCAAAATCCTTTTAGACCCCGTAGCCCCCTACTCAGGTCGGTGAAACGTTGTCTCTGATCCTCAAAAACGGTCTGGTAGTCACCCCTAAGGGGGTCTTCAAGAGGGATATCGCGGTCAGGGACGGCTACATAGCCGAGGTAAGCCCCTCGATAGAGGCTAGGGGGGAGGTTCTAGACTGCGACGGATGCTACGTCGTCCCAGGGTTTAGGGAGCAACATATGCACGACATAAACGGGCTGACCAAGCACCCAGACGACCCCGGGAGGGTGGGGAGGGTCGCCAAGGCCCTGATAGCCCACGGCGTCACGGCCTTCAACCTGGCCACGAGCGCCATGCCGATGGAGGAGCTGCTGACCTATCTTGAGACTTGTAAGGCGTATATGGGATCCGAGGAGAACGGTGTGGAAGGTGCGAGGCTTGAAGGCGCATACGTGGAGGGTACGTTCATAAACAGGGCTTGCGCAGGAGCTCAGCCTCCAGACTTCATAGTTCACCCAGACGAGCCTGAAGCCAAAGATATGCTGGACTCTATGCTCGAGACCGGGGCTGTTAAGCTTGTGAACATCGTCCCAGACTTCGGGACTGAGCTCATAGCTTACGCGGTCTCCAAGGGGGTTATAGTCGGCTGCGGCCACACGAGAGCCTCGGCTAGGCTCGTCGAGGAGGCCTTCGGCAAGGGGTTGAGATTTATAGTTCACATGACTAACGGAGCTATGGGTCAGTCCTTCAAACCCTTCGACGGGGGTGGAGCCTATGAGGCTGCTTTAACGCTCCCCCTCTATGTCGAGCTTATAACAGACGGCTACCACGTCGACTTCAGGTACGTCTCCGATATAATCGAGAGGAGGATTCAGAAGGGTCGTATGCACGAGGTCGTAGCGGTGACGGATCAGGCTTTCCCGATAAGGAGCGAAATCCCCAGAGGCGAGTTCAGGTTCTTCTCGACCGTATGCTTCAAGCATCCGACCGAAGAAGTGCTCGTGACCAGGGGCTACCTCGACGAGTCTGGAGCCGTTAGACCTGTTCCGCCGAACACGCTGTGTTCAAGCCTGCTGACCATGGACCGGGCCTTCCAGAACTTGGTCAACATGTTCACGGTGAGGCATTCGGGTTTCATGATCGACGTCGAGGCCCGGAGCCTAGAAGAGGCTGTGTGGATTACTTCGCAGTTCACCTCGACTAACTCGGCTAGGCTGGAGGGTTTAGCCGACAGGGGAGTCGTAGAGGAGGGTAAGCTTGCGGACCTAACCGTGCTGAGGGTCGAGGGCGAGCCTGGCTGCTATAAGGTTAAGGTGGAGGCAACCGTAGTCGGAGGGAACCTATTCAGACTCTAACCTTATGCGTTACCTTTAAGAATGGTCTCTACATTAGTGAAAGAGCGTAGTCCCTGTGAGGGAGGTCGTAAAGGTTTGCGTCTTAAACCTGTCGAAGAGGTCGACGTCACGAAAGCCATAGTCGAGGCGGCCACTGAGAGGCTCAGAGACATAGCTGAGGTGGACGTGGTAGTCGTAGGAGCGGGGCCGTCAGGCCTCACGGCGGCTAGGTACCTGGTCTCGAAGGGCTTCAAGACGGTCGTCTTGGAGCGTAGGCTCACGTTCGGCGGCGGTATAGGAGGTGGGGGTATACAGCTTCCCGCGGTGGTCGTTCAAGAGCCGGCTGACGCTTTACTCAGAGAAGTGGGGTGTCGGCTTACTCCATACCGCTTCCGGAGGCATCTATACCTCGTAGACCCGGCTGAGATGATGGCTAAGCTGGCGACTGCGGCCATAGACGCAGGTGCCAAGATAATCCTAGGTATGACTGTCGAGGACCTGGTCTTCAGAGCGGTTGACGGTAAGCCTAGGATTAAAGGGGTAGTCGTTCAGTGGAGCTCCATAGTGTTGTCAGGTCTACACGTAGACCCGATAGCCTTGAAATCCGACGCCGTGGTCGACTGTACAGGGCATGAAGCCGAAGTCTTAACGTTGGCCGCTAAGAAGATACCTTCTCTGGGCATCGAGGTCAAGGGTGAATCCTCCATGTGGGCTTCGAAAGGTGAGGAGCTTGTCGTTGAAAAAACAGGCGAGGTTTGTCCTGGGCTTTACGCCGCGGGGATGGCGGTCGCCGCGTTGTATGGGTTACCGAGGATGGGGCCGATATTCGGCGGGATGCTGTTGTCTGGTAAGAAGATAGCCGACGTGATAGAGTCTGCGCTTAAAAGAGGCTCTTAAACCCTTCGTATCCTCTCGGATATTATCATCCTTGATATTTTCATGCGTGTTAGGAGGTGTGGAGTGTCCCCCCTCTATAGTTTTTCCATGATAAATTACCCGAGGTAATTTTTGTGAGTTAAGGGTTAATATAGTTGCTCGGCTTAGGCGATCATGGGGGGGATGAGGAAGCCGTCCCAGTGGTTCAGATGGATGACGACGGCTGCAGTAGCCGACCCCTCAAGGCTTCTAGGCATCCGGGAAAACCTATTATACCGGCTGGAGCTAACTGATCTATGTATGAGTTTCTGCAACGTGGGAAGCGTTATGCGTAGACAAGTGGTCACCGGCGGCGTTAACATGAGGATCAGGGATGCGGTTAAGGTCATGCAGCGTAGGAGGGTCGGCTCGATAGTCGTGATAGACGACGAGGGGAGATGCATAGGTATATTCACGGAGAGAGATGTGATACGGAGTATAGCGGACGGTTTCCCGCTAGACACCCCCATAGGGGAGGTTATGACCAAACGCCCCATAACCATAAACGCGGACACGAGCATATCCGAGGCTAAAGCCATTATGGTTACGCATGGGATAAGACATCTACCCGTCGTAGACGACGAGGGCAGGGTCTTAGGTATAGTATCTGTAAGAGATTTGTTAGAAGGCTTACTGGGGATACCTACTTTACGCTGAGAACCGTTATAAAACGTTAATAAGGTTTATTTGCTACACCCTAGCAAGGGGTAGTGGGTTTATCTATGAAACGTTTCCCAGGAAATCCGATTCTAAAACCTAACCCTCTATCCCCATGGGAAGCCAGACAGGTCTTCAACGC
The window above is part of the Candidatus Bathyarchaeota archaeon genome. Proteins encoded here:
- a CDS encoding 30S ribosomal protein S24e, producing the protein MDIEVLEEFYNPLLERREVRFQVKHPGSATPERFKVRQALREMFNVDLDRLFILRLVTKTGMNVSEGICHIYENPENVKYLVPRHIYVKNLPPEERAKLKEAR
- a CDS encoding 30S ribosomal protein S27ae produces the protein MGKEPKKLWKLYEIDYKTGSIKFKGRKCPRCGKFMAHHLTPIPRWACGGCGYTEYERKSSNQG
- the kae1 gene encoding N(6)-L-threonylcarbamoyladenine synthase Kae1, coding for MKKLLCLGIEGTAHTFGVGIVSSDGEILGEAKSSYIPPSGRGIHPREASQHHSRVAAKVLKEALEKACVEPKDIDVVAFSQGPGLGPCLRTAATVARALAVYLDKPLVGVNHLVAHIEVGKLITGAEDPLILILSGGTTQLLGYEDGRYRVFGETLDITLANCIDVFAREVGIVDPESPWPGPAFDRVAEKGRSYIPLPYTVKGMDLQFSGLLTAALRKFREGGVSLEDLCYSLQETGLAMVVEVAERGLAQTGKRELLLTGGFARNKRIREMLESMVRLHDATLHVVPPRYATDNGVMIAWTGILAYESGLTLKVEESFVKPKWRVEEVEAPWVLIVGRSLTFKPHPLFFTRNYLG
- a CDS encoding Gfo/Idh/MocA family oxidoreductase; the protein is MKLKVGVVGLRRGRVYVDVFKRLPETEVVAVCDLDRSLAEGVAQEFKVPAYFTDYRDMLDHGVDVAVVCTPAPLHAVQSIEAMKRGIHVLSEVPAAYTLEECSQLAETVEKTGVKYMMAENYIFLPYVETISRVVNGGLIGSPIYVEGEYVHDCRYLMRDDKGGLTWRARLPPIQYCTHNLGPILRILDDRCKIAVGMHTGCNVAPELKAIDLEVGLFKTVKGVVVKVLNGFSVAREPMLVWLVVYGTKGVVEAPRCGWDGFKLYVEALGMGDMARISPSIRYRAPEVPGGHGSSEYILARGFVRSILEDYKPPIDVYEALDYTAPGICAHLSAEMGGRPVEVPDFRKT
- a CDS encoding thiazole biosynthesis protein, giving the protein MVSTLVKERSPCEGGRKGLRLKPVEEVDVTKAIVEAATERLRDIAEVDVVVVGAGPSGLTAARYLVSKGFKTVVLERRLTFGGGIGGGGIQLPAVVVQEPADALLREVGCRLTPYRFRRHLYLVDPAEMMAKLATAAIDAGAKIILGMTVEDLVFRAVDGKPRIKGVVVQWSSIVLSGLHVDPIALKSDAVVDCTGHEAEVLTLAAKKIPSLGIEVKGESSMWASKGEELVVEKTGEVCPGLYAAGMAVAALYGLPRMGPIFGGMLLSGKKIADVIESALKRGS
- a CDS encoding CBS domain-containing protein, which gives rise to MRKPSQWFRWMTTAAVADPSRLLGIRENLLYRLELTDLCMSFCNVGSVMRRQVVTGGVNMRIRDAVKVMQRRRVGSIVVIDDEGRCIGIFTERDVIRSIADGFPLDTPIGEVMTKRPITINADTSISEAKAIMVTHGIRHLPVVDDEGRVLGIVSVRDLLEGLLGIPTLR